The following are encoded in a window of Colius striatus isolate bColStr4 chromosome 25, bColStr4.1.hap1, whole genome shotgun sequence genomic DNA:
- the ISYNA1 gene encoding LOW QUALITY PROTEIN: inositol-3-phosphate synthase 1 (The sequence of the model RefSeq protein was modified relative to this genomic sequence to represent the inferred CDS: deleted 1 base in 1 codon), with product MAETFLVESPDVTYSKDFIEAKYTYSTVHVCKENGVTKVRPCSTRFTFRTGRQVPRLGVMLVGWGGNNGTTVTAAVLANKLGLSWMTKTGCKKANYYGSLLQASTVCLGSGPTGDVYVPFRDLLPMVHPNDIVFDGWDISSLNLAEAMRRAEVLDWPLQEQLWPHLEKMKPRPSIYIPEFIAANQEERADNVLRGSMAEQMEQIRRDIRDFRESSGVDKVIVLWTANTERFCDVVPGLNDTADNLLRAIERGLEVSPSTLFAVASILEGCAYINGSPQNTFVPGAVELAAQRRVFICGDDFKSGQTKLKSVLVDFLVGAGLKTKSIVSYNHLGNNDGKNLSAPQQFRSKEISKSNVVDDTVQANPILYGPQDKPDHCVVIKYVPYVGDSKRALDEYTSEIMMGGTNTIVIHNTCEDSLLASPIILDLAILTELCQRITFCTEADPEFQSFHSVLSIVAFLCKAPLVPEGTPVVNALFRQRSCIENILRACLGLPPQNHMLLEHKMQRPPPSPKRGCPGGATCPLTPKKTPQLNGHRCPPGTPRPGPPRAPLHVDGAD from the exons ATGGCAGAGACATTCCTTGTGGAGAGTCCCGACGTCACGTACAGCAAAGACTTCATCGAGGCCAAGTACACGTACAGCACCGTGCACGTCTGCAAGGAGAATGGTGTCACCAAG GTGCGGCCGTGCTCGACCCGCTTCACCTTCCGCACGGGGCGGCAGGTCCCTCGCCTGGGGGTGATGCTGGTGGGCTGGGGCGGCAACAACGGCACGACCGTGACGGCGGCTGTGCTGGCCAACAAGCTGGGGCTGTCCTGGATGACCAAGACGGGCTGcaag aaagccaactaTTATGGCTCCCTGCTCCAAGCCTCCACCGTCTGCCTGGGCTCTGGCCCCACCGGTGACGTTTACGTGCCTTTCCGGGACCTGCTGCCCATGGTGCACCCCAATGACATCGTCTTTGATG GCTGGGACATCTCCTCGCTGAACCTGGCCGAGGCCATGCGGCGGGCAGAGGTGCTGGACTGGccgctgcaggagcagctctggccCCACCTGGAGAAGATGAAGCCCCGACCTTCCATCTACATCCCCGAGTTCATCGCCGCCAACCAGGAGGAGCGGGCGGACAACGTGCTCCGCGGGTCCATGGCCGAGCAG ATGGAGCAGATCCGCAGGGACATCCGGGACTTCAGGGAGAGCAGCGGAGTGGACAAAGTGATCGTCCTGTGGACGGCCAACACGGAGCGATTCTGCGACGTCGTGCCGGGGCTCAACGACACGGCCGACAACCTGCTGCGGGCCATCGAG CGAGGCCTGGAGGTGTCCCCGTCGACGCTCTTTGCCGTGGCCAGCATCCTGGAGGGCTGTGCCTACATCAACGGCTCCCCCCAGAACACCTTCGTGCCGGGGGCCGTGGAACTGGCCGCCCAGCGCCGCGTCTTCATCTGCGGCGACGACTTCAAGTCGGGTCAAACCAAGCTCAAGTCGGTGCTGGTGGATTTCTTGGTGGGCGCCGGGCTGAAG ACCAAGTCCATCGTGAGCTACAACCACCTGGGGAACAACGACGGGAAGAACCTCTCGGCCCCGCAGCAGTTTCGCTCCAAGGAGATCTCCAAGAGCAACGTGGTGGATGACACGGTCCAGGCCAACCCCATCCTCTACGGTCCCCAGGACAAACCCGACCACTGC GTGGTGATCAAGTACGTGCCGTACGTGGGGGACAGCAAGCGGGCGCTGGACGAGTACACATCCGAGATCATGATGGGTGGCACCAACACCATCGTCATCCACAACACGTgtgag GACTCGCTGCTGGCCAGCCCCATCATCCTGGACCTGGCCATCCTCACCGAGCTGTGCCAGCGCATCACCTTCTGCACCGAGGCCGACCCCGAGTTCCAGAGCTTCCACAGCGTCCTGTCCATCGTCGCCTTCCTCTGCAAGGCCCCGCTCGTGCCCGAGGGCACCCCTGTGGTCAACGCGCTCTTCCGCCAGCGCAGCTGCATCGAGAACATCCTGAG ggcctgcctggggctgcccccCCAGAACCACATGCTGCTGGAGCACAAGATGCAgcgc cccccccccagcccgaagcggggctgccccggggggGCCACCTGCCCCCTCACCCCCAAGAAGACGCCGCAGCTCAACGGGCACCGCTGCCCCCCCGGCACCCCCCGCCCGGggcccccccgcgcccccctcCACGTCGATGGCGCCGACTAA